In one Streptomyces sp. NBC_00597 genomic region, the following are encoded:
- a CDS encoding bifunctional (p)ppGpp synthetase/guanosine-3',5'-bis(diphosphate) 3'-pyrophosphohydrolase: protein MPDEVQPISAAQPDPQAERAATPPATPPPAPPVKPAPAKPAPGKSAGSSNRVRARLARLGVQRSNPYNPVLEPLLRIVRSNDPKIETATLRQIEQAYQVAERWHRGQKRKSGDPYITHPLAVTTILAELGMDPATLMAGLLHDTVEDTEYGLEDLRRDFGDAVALLVDGVTKLDRVKFGEAAQAETVRKMVVAMAKDPRVLVIKLADRLHNMRTMRYLKREKQEKKARETLEIYAPLAHRLGMNTIKWELEDLAFAILYPKMYDEIVRLVAERAPKRDEYLTIVTDEVQTDLRAARIKATVTGRPKHYYSVYQKMIVRGRDFAEIYDLVGIRVLVDTVRDCYAALGTVHARWNPVPGRFKDYIAMPKFNMYQSLHTTVIGPSGKPVELQIRTFDMHRRAEYGIAAHWKYKQQTVAGTSKVRTDVPQAAKGSAGQDTVNDMAWLRQLLDWQKETEDPGEFLDSLRFDLSRNEVFVFTPKGDVIALPAGATPVDFAYAVHTEVGHRTIGARVNGRLVPLESTLDNGDLVEVFTSKAEGAGPSRDWLGFVKSPRARNKIRAWFSKERREEAIEHGKDAIARAMRKQNLPIQRILTGDSLVTLAHEMRYPDISSLYAAIGEGHVAAQGVVQKLVQALGGEEAANEDIEESVPPSRARGKRRGNADPGVVVKGVEDVWVKLARCCTPVPGDPIIGFVTRGSGVSVHRADCVNVDSLSQQPERMLEVEWAPTQSSVFLVAIQVEALDRSRLLSDVTRVLSDQHVNILSAAVQTSRDRVATSRFTFEMGDPKHLGHVLKAVRGVEGVYDVYRVTSARRP from the coding sequence TTGCCAGACGAGGTCCAGCCAATCTCCGCCGCGCAGCCCGACCCGCAGGCCGAGCGGGCCGCGACGCCCCCCGCCACGCCCCCGCCGGCTCCGCCCGTGAAGCCCGCGCCCGCGAAGCCGGCGCCCGGGAAGTCGGCCGGCTCCTCCAACCGCGTGCGCGCCCGGCTCGCCCGCCTCGGCGTCCAGCGTTCCAACCCGTACAACCCGGTTCTGGAACCCCTGCTCCGTATAGTCCGCAGCAACGACCCGAAGATCGAGACGGCGACGCTGCGCCAGATCGAGCAGGCGTACCAGGTCGCCGAGCGCTGGCACCGCGGCCAGAAGCGCAAGAGCGGCGACCCGTACATCACCCACCCCCTCGCGGTGACCACCATCCTCGCCGAGCTCGGCATGGACCCGGCCACCCTGATGGCGGGCCTGCTGCACGACACCGTCGAGGACACCGAGTACGGGCTGGAGGACCTGCGCCGCGACTTCGGCGACGCCGTGGCCCTGCTCGTCGACGGCGTCACCAAGCTCGACCGCGTCAAGTTCGGCGAGGCCGCGCAGGCCGAGACCGTCCGCAAGATGGTCGTCGCCATGGCCAAGGACCCGCGCGTCCTGGTGATCAAGCTCGCCGACCGCCTGCACAACATGCGCACCATGCGCTACCTCAAGCGGGAGAAGCAGGAGAAGAAGGCCCGCGAGACCCTGGAGATCTACGCCCCGCTGGCCCACCGGCTGGGCATGAACACGATCAAGTGGGAGCTCGAAGACCTCGCCTTCGCCATCCTCTACCCGAAGATGTACGACGAGATCGTCCGCCTCGTCGCCGAGCGGGCGCCCAAGCGCGACGAGTACCTCACGATCGTCACCGACGAGGTCCAGACCGACCTGCGGGCCGCCCGCATCAAGGCCACCGTCACCGGCCGCCCCAAGCACTACTACAGCGTCTACCAGAAGATGATCGTCCGCGGCCGTGACTTCGCGGAGATCTACGACCTGGTGGGCATCCGCGTCCTCGTCGACACCGTACGGGACTGCTACGCGGCCCTCGGCACGGTGCACGCGCGCTGGAACCCGGTCCCCGGCCGGTTCAAGGACTACATCGCGATGCCCAAGTTCAACATGTACCAGTCGCTCCACACGACGGTCATCGGACCCAGCGGCAAGCCCGTCGAACTCCAGATCCGCACCTTCGACATGCACCGCCGCGCCGAGTACGGCATCGCCGCGCACTGGAAGTACAAGCAGCAGACCGTCGCCGGCACCTCCAAGGTCCGCACCGACGTCCCGCAGGCCGCCAAGGGCAGCGCCGGCCAGGACACCGTCAACGACATGGCCTGGCTGCGCCAGCTGCTCGACTGGCAGAAGGAGACCGAGGACCCGGGCGAGTTCCTCGACTCGCTGCGCTTCGACCTCTCCCGCAACGAGGTCTTCGTCTTCACGCCCAAGGGCGACGTCATCGCGCTGCCCGCCGGCGCCACCCCCGTGGACTTCGCGTACGCCGTCCACACCGAGGTCGGCCACCGGACCATAGGGGCTCGCGTCAACGGCCGCCTCGTCCCGCTCGAATCGACCCTCGACAACGGCGACCTGGTGGAGGTCTTCACCTCCAAGGCCGAAGGGGCGGGCCCCTCCCGCGACTGGCTCGGCTTCGTCAAGTCCCCCCGTGCCCGCAACAAGATCCGCGCCTGGTTCTCCAAGGAGCGCCGCGAGGAGGCCATCGAGCACGGCAAGGACGCCATCGCGCGGGCCATGCGCAAGCAGAACCTGCCGATCCAGCGCATCCTCACCGGTGACTCGCTCGTCACCCTCGCGCACGAGATGCGCTACCCCGACATCTCCTCCCTGTACGCGGCGATCGGCGAGGGCCACGTGGCCGCGCAGGGCGTCGTCCAGAAGCTGGTGCAGGCCCTCGGCGGCGAGGAAGCCGCCAACGAGGACATCGAGGAGAGCGTCCCGCCGTCCCGCGCCCGCGGCAAGCGGCGCGGCAACGCCGACCCCGGTGTCGTCGTCAAGGGCGTCGAGGACGTCTGGGTCAAGCTGGCCCGCTGCTGCACCCCGGTCCCCGGCGACCCGATCATCGGCTTCGTCACCCGTGGCAGCGGCGTATCGGTTCACCGTGCGGACTGCGTTAACGTCGACTCCCTCTCCCAGCAGCCCGAGCGGATGCTGGAAGTCGAATGGGCGCCGACCCAGTCCTCGGTCTTCCTCGTCGCCATCCAGGTCGAGGCCCTGGACCGGTCCCGCCTGCTGTCGGACGTCACCCGGGTCCTGTCGGACCAGCACGTGAACATCCTCTCGGCCGCCGTCCAGACCTCCCGCGACCGCGTGGCCACCTCCCGCTTCACCTTCGAGATGGGCGACCCGAAGCACCTGGGTCACGTCCTGAAGGCCGTACGGGGTGTGGAAGGCGTCTACGACGTCTACCGTGTGACTTCTGCAAGGAGGCCGTGA
- a CDS encoding adenine phosphoribosyltransferase: protein MSPLSPVARELLLSRIKDVPDYPKPGVMFKDITPLLADPKAFAALTDTLVELAGQYGATKIVGLEARGFILAAPVAVQAGIGFVPVRKAGKLPGATLAQSYELEYGTAEIEVHAEDLAPGDRVMVIDDVLATGGTADASLSLIRRAGAEVAGVAVLMELSFLPGRERLAGALAGAPLDALIIV, encoded by the coding sequence GTGAGCCCGCTGTCCCCCGTGGCGCGTGAGCTGCTGCTCAGCCGGATCAAGGACGTACCGGACTACCCGAAGCCGGGCGTGATGTTCAAGGACATCACCCCGCTGCTGGCCGACCCGAAGGCCTTCGCGGCCCTGACGGACACGTTGGTGGAGCTGGCCGGGCAGTACGGTGCGACGAAGATCGTCGGGCTGGAGGCGCGCGGGTTCATCCTCGCGGCGCCGGTGGCCGTCCAGGCGGGCATCGGCTTCGTGCCCGTGCGCAAGGCCGGAAAGCTGCCGGGCGCCACGCTCGCGCAGTCGTACGAGCTGGAGTACGGCACCGCGGAGATCGAGGTCCACGCCGAGGACCTGGCGCCCGGCGACCGGGTCATGGTCATCGATGACGTGCTGGCCACCGGCGGTACCGCCGACGCCTCGCTCTCGCTGATCCGGCGGGCCGGCGCGGAGGTCGCCGGTGTGGCGGTCCTGATGGAGCTGTCGTTCCTGCCGGGCCGCGAGCGGCTGGCCGGCGCCCTTGCGGGGGCCCCGCTCGACGCGCTGATCATCGTCTGA
- the secF gene encoding protein translocase subunit SecF has translation MSKLGDLGAKLYRGEVGYDFVGKRFIWYGVSILITITAIVALAVQGLNMGIEFKGGAVFTTPKTAVSVAKATEVAQKASGHDAIVQELGTGGLRIQISGLDTNDAAGVKKQLATDLKVGEADINADLVGPSWGDQIANKAWTGLGIFMVLVVIYLAIAFEWRMAVAALIALIHDLTITVGVYALVGFEVTPGTVIGLLTILGYSLYDTVVVFDGLKEGSKDITKQTRYTFSEIANRSINGTLVRSINTTVVALLPVGALLFIGGGFLGAGMLNDISLSLFVGLAAGAYSSIFIATPLVVDLKEREPAMKALKKRVLAKRAAAAAKGESPEDEGYEDETTPQVVSQGRAGRRR, from the coding sequence ATGTCGAAGCTGGGAGATCTCGGCGCCAAGCTGTACCGCGGTGAGGTCGGCTACGACTTCGTCGGCAAGCGCTTCATCTGGTACGGCGTTTCCATCCTGATCACCATCACGGCGATCGTGGCCCTGGCCGTTCAGGGCCTCAACATGGGCATCGAGTTCAAGGGCGGTGCCGTCTTCACCACCCCGAAGACGGCCGTCTCCGTCGCCAAGGCGACCGAGGTCGCGCAGAAGGCCTCGGGCCACGACGCGATCGTCCAGGAGCTCGGCACCGGGGGCCTGCGCATCCAGATCTCGGGTCTGGACACGAACGACGCGGCGGGCGTCAAGAAGCAGCTCGCCACCGACCTCAAGGTCGGCGAGGCCGACATCAACGCGGACCTGGTCGGCCCCAGCTGGGGCGACCAGATCGCGAACAAGGCATGGACCGGCCTCGGCATCTTCATGGTCCTCGTGGTGATCTACCTCGCCATCGCCTTCGAGTGGCGGATGGCGGTCGCCGCGCTGATCGCGCTGATCCACGACCTCACCATCACCGTCGGCGTGTACGCGCTGGTCGGCTTCGAGGTCACGCCGGGCACCGTGATCGGTCTGCTGACGATCCTCGGTTACTCCCTCTACGACACCGTCGTCGTCTTCGACGGTCTGAAGGAGGGCTCGAAGGACATCACCAAGCAGACCCGCTACACGTTCAGCGAGATCGCCAACCGCAGCATCAACGGCACCCTGGTCCGCTCGATCAACACCACCGTCGTGGCGCTGCTCCCGGTCGGGGCCCTGCTCTTCATCGGCGGCGGCTTCCTGGGCGCAGGCATGCTGAACGACATCTCGCTGTCGCTGTTCGTCGGCCTCGCGGCCGGTGCGTACTCCTCGATCTTCATCGCGACCCCGCTGGTCGTGGACCTCAAGGAGCGCGAGCCGGCGATGAAGGCGCTGAAGAAGCGGGTGCTCGCCAAGCGGGCGGCCGCGGCGGCCAAGGGCGAGTCCCCGGAGGACGAGGGGTACGAGGACGAGACCACCCCGCAGGTCGTGTCCCAGGGCCGGGCGGGACGGCGCCGGTGA
- the secD gene encoding protein translocase subunit SecD has product MAAPKKGRRPTGAQGRPGRALAIILIAMVALTAGMFLTKQTTPRLGIDLAGGTSITLKAKSEPGKPDAINETNMNTAVGIIERRVNGLGVSEAEVQTQGRDHIIVNIPKGTNEKQAREQVGTTAQLYFRPVLAFADGAPAAPAATPSPSASSSGAPKAEGGTKPSAQATPSSSATSQGRVLSEALKAPGTPTPSPSASESKKADDKAPAPTPTPSGIEAAAADLQAKFAALDCTNEAQRAAVGKGVKPEDATLACGKRGDTWGKWILGPAGVAGTDVKDAKGVIDSQRGQWIVTMQFTDKGADKFAKITGELATKQMPQNQFAIVLDGEVVSDPSVSQALTGGNAEISGGFTQQSAQDLGNMLSYGALPLSFSEDSVTTVTAALGGEQLKAGLIAGAIGLILVVIYLLVYYRGLAFIAIVSLLVSAILTYTIMALLGKGIGFALNLPAVCGAIVAIGITADSFIVYFERIRDEIREGRTLRPAVERAWPRARRTILVSDFVSFLAAAVLFIVTVGKVQGFAFTLGLTTVLDVVVVFLFTKPIMTLMARTKFFSSGHPWSGLDPKRLGVKPPLRRSRRGTGSGSATAPVDVKEA; this is encoded by the coding sequence GTGGCAGCACCGAAGAAGGGCCGGCGGCCCACGGGGGCTCAGGGGAGGCCGGGGCGCGCCCTGGCGATCATCCTGATCGCGATGGTGGCGCTCACCGCGGGGATGTTCCTCACGAAGCAGACGACTCCCCGGCTCGGCATCGACCTCGCGGGCGGCACGAGCATCACGCTCAAGGCCAAGAGCGAGCCCGGCAAGCCGGACGCGATCAACGAGACCAACATGAACACGGCGGTCGGCATCATCGAGCGCCGCGTCAACGGTCTCGGCGTGTCGGAGGCCGAGGTCCAGACGCAGGGCCGCGACCACATCATCGTGAACATCCCCAAGGGGACGAACGAGAAGCAGGCGCGCGAGCAGGTCGGTACCACCGCCCAGCTGTACTTCCGCCCGGTCCTGGCCTTCGCCGACGGCGCCCCGGCAGCCCCCGCGGCCACGCCGAGCCCCTCCGCGAGCAGCTCCGGCGCCCCGAAGGCCGAGGGTGGCACCAAGCCCAGTGCCCAGGCCACCCCGTCGTCCAGCGCCACTTCCCAGGGCCGTGTGCTCAGCGAGGCCCTCAAGGCCCCGGGCACCCCCACTCCCTCGCCCTCGGCGAGCGAGTCGAAGAAGGCAGACGACAAGGCCCCGGCTCCCACCCCGACCCCGTCGGGCATCGAGGCGGCCGCCGCCGACCTGCAGGCGAAGTTCGCCGCGCTGGACTGCACCAACGAGGCGCAGCGCGCCGCCGTGGGCAAGGGCGTCAAGCCCGAGGACGCGACGCTGGCCTGTGGCAAGCGCGGCGACACCTGGGGCAAGTGGATCCTCGGCCCCGCCGGTGTCGCCGGTACGGACGTCAAGGACGCCAAGGGCGTCATCGACTCCCAGCGCGGCCAGTGGATCGTCACGATGCAGTTCACCGACAAGGGCGCCGACAAGTTCGCCAAGATCACCGGTGAGCTCGCCACCAAGCAGATGCCGCAGAACCAGTTCGCGATCGTGCTCGACGGCGAGGTCGTCTCCGACCCGTCCGTCAGCCAGGCGCTGACCGGCGGCAACGCCGAGATCTCCGGCGGCTTCACCCAGCAGTCCGCGCAGGACCTGGGCAACATGCTCTCGTACGGCGCCCTGCCGCTCTCCTTCAGCGAGGACAGCGTCACCACCGTCACCGCCGCGCTCGGCGGCGAGCAGCTGAAGGCCGGCCTGATCGCCGGCGCCATCGGCCTCATCCTCGTGGTGATCTACCTGCTCGTGTACTACCGGGGCCTGGCCTTCATCGCCATCGTCAGCCTCCTGGTGTCCGCGATCCTCACGTACACGATCATGGCGCTGCTCGGAAAGGGCATCGGCTTCGCGCTGAACCTGCCCGCCGTCTGCGGTGCGATCGTCGCCATCGGCATCACGGCGGACTCGTTCATCGTGTACTTCGAGCGCATCCGCGACGAGATCCGCGAGGGCCGCACCCTGCGCCCCGCCGTGGAGCGGGCCTGGCCGCGCGCCCGGCGCACCATCCTGGTCTCCGACTTCGTGTCGTTCCTGGCCGCTGCGGTGCTGTTCATCGTCACCGTCGGCAAGGTGCAGGGCTTCGCCTTCACCCTGGGTCTGACGACCGTGCTCGACGTGGTCGTGGTGTTCCTCTTCACCAAGCCGATCATGACGCTGATGGCCCGCACGAAGTTCTTCTCCAGCGGTCACCCCTGGTCCGGACTGGACCCGAAGCGGCTCGGTGTCAAGCCGCCGCTGCGCCGGTCCCGCCGCGGCACCGGTTCCGGTTCCGCCACCGCTCCCGTCGACGTAAAGGAGGCGTGA